Proteins from one Lachnospiraceae bacterium KGMB03038 genomic window:
- a CDS encoding VWA domain-containing protein, translating to MNTGGRLKKIFLSILAALMLLTGCGVGEREGAQTASEDNRKTDQEQEITRVPGGQIRILSGSENQELEEIIQECGEATGVEIQMEYKGSVDIMRELENGAQDYDAVWPASSIWVSMGDTGHLIKHSQSVSMTPVVFGIRESLAEELGFVGKDVSVNDILTAIRDGKMRFCMTSATQSNSGASAYIGFLYALLDKQEGLKAEDLQDPELKADITELLSGVERSSGSSDWLKDMFLDGDYDAMVNYECLIIDANRQMVEEGKEPLYVVYPYDGLSIADSPLGYVDHGDSEKEEAFLAVQEYLMSEQAQKKIEATGRRISANGVSEENQNVFNSDWGIDTERILSPIQMPEASVLTEALNVYQTSFKKPSLNIYCLDFSGSMAGTGEGQLKEAMSQILLQENARKNFLQANAGEVNQVIFFDDTILGIEAAADDSDEALAELNQKVADFQIAGGTDVYRAAAEALEIASGYNLENYTPAIILMTDGRSNYNYSNFEEVWSQYGEEIPIFSITFGDADPSQLEELAQISGGRVFDGTQDLTAAFRSVKGYN from the coding sequence ATGAATACAGGAGGGCGACTGAAAAAAATTTTTTTAAGTATCTTGGCTGCGCTGATGCTTCTGACAGGCTGTGGAGTCGGTGAGAGGGAAGGCGCTCAAACCGCCTCGGAGGATAACCGTAAGACAGACCAGGAACAGGAGATCACCCGTGTACCAGGCGGCCAGATTCGCATTTTATCAGGCTCTGAAAACCAGGAGTTGGAAGAGATCATCCAAGAGTGCGGTGAAGCGACAGGAGTAGAGATTCAGATGGAATATAAGGGCTCCGTAGATATCATGCGGGAACTGGAAAACGGAGCGCAGGATTACGATGCTGTATGGCCTGCCAGCAGCATCTGGGTATCTATGGGTGATACGGGACACTTGATCAAGCACAGCCAATCTGTTTCCATGACGCCGGTGGTATTCGGTATTCGGGAGAGTCTGGCGGAGGAACTTGGATTTGTGGGAAAAGACGTGTCGGTCAACGACATTCTGACGGCAATCCGAGACGGAAAGATGCGCTTTTGCATGACTAGCGCCACTCAGTCTAACTCCGGCGCCAGCGCCTATATCGGTTTTCTCTATGCGCTGCTTGACAAACAGGAGGGGCTTAAGGCAGAAGATCTTCAGGATCCGGAGCTTAAGGCAGATATTACGGAACTCTTAAGCGGTGTGGAGCGAAGCTCCGGCAGTTCAGACTGGCTCAAAGATATGTTCCTGGATGGGGACTATGATGCCATGGTTAACTATGAGTGTCTGATCATTGACGCTAACAGGCAGATGGTGGAGGAAGGAAAAGAGCCGCTGTATGTGGTCTATCCCTACGACGGTCTGTCCATTGCAGACTCGCCGCTGGGTTATGTGGATCATGGGGACAGTGAAAAAGAAGAGGCATTCCTTGCGGTTCAGGAATACCTGATGTCGGAGCAGGCTCAGAAGAAGATCGAGGCTACGGGCCGCAGGATCAGCGCCAATGGCGTATCAGAAGAAAATCAGAATGTGTTTAACAGTGACTGGGGGATCGATACCGAGAGGATCCTGTCGCCCATCCAGATGCCTGAGGCTTCGGTTCTGACCGAAGCATTGAATGTATACCAGACCAGTTTTAAGAAACCATCGCTGAATATTTATTGCCTGGACTTTTCCGGCAGTATGGCGGGAACAGGAGAGGGACAGCTCAAAGAAGCTATGTCGCAGATCCTTTTGCAGGAAAATGCCAGAAAGAATTTTCTCCAGGCAAATGCGGGGGAAGTCAATCAGGTGATTTTTTTCGATGATACGATTCTGGGCATAGAGGCGGCTGCTGATGATTCTGACGAAGCATTGGCGGAGCTGAATCAGAAGGTGGCGGATTTCCAGATCGCGGGCGGCACGGATGTTTATCGGGCGGCGGCGGAAGCTCTGGAGATTGCCTCCGGATACAATCTGGAGAACTATACGCCGGCTATCATTCTGATGACCGATGGTCGATCCAACTACAATTACAGTAATTTTGAAGAAGTCTGGAGCCAGTACGGAGAAGAAATCCCGATTTTCTCCATTACCTTCGGAGACGCCGATCCAAGCCAGCTGGAGGAACTGGCCCAAATAAGCGGGGGGCGGGTATTTGACGGTACCCAGGATCTGACGGCAGCGTTCCGCAGCGTGAAAGGATATAACTAA
- a CDS encoding toxic anion resistance protein: MAEITLSALRKQRTGAEGNTVLMEENTQKLQEQITALTDEERAKVEEIKDQIDLTDAQMLMQYGSGAKQNIADFSENILNNVRNKDTGYIGELMVGLVSSVQGLDFESLEKESGIMGIFKKAEAKVKKFMMQYEKLEMQVDKIEGKLDEARMEMLKDIGMLDTMYEKNLSYFRQLQLYIAAGEEKLKEVREQTIPALRREAEASKDPMNAQVVKDFEDTVGQFEKKLHDLKISRTIAIQTAPQIRLVQNNDKLLADKIQTAIQETIPLWKSQIVMALGLYRQQEALKLQRDITDATNQLLLKNSETLKQNTLDVARETERGIVDIATLKKANENLVATMNEAVKIQQDGRKKRQEAEAELEKLEQDIRKSLMAG, translated from the coding sequence ATGGCAGAGATTACGTTAAGCGCGCTGAGAAAGCAAAGGACAGGGGCAGAAGGAAATACAGTGCTGATGGAAGAAAACACTCAGAAACTCCAGGAGCAGATTACGGCGCTTACCGATGAAGAACGGGCAAAAGTGGAGGAGATCAAAGATCAGATCGATCTGACAGACGCCCAGATGCTGATGCAGTATGGTTCCGGCGCAAAGCAGAATATAGCGGATTTTTCCGAGAATATTTTAAATAACGTAAGAAATAAGGATACCGGATACATCGGGGAATTAATGGTCGGCCTGGTGTCCAGCGTGCAGGGACTGGATTTTGAGTCCCTGGAAAAAGAATCCGGCATCATGGGCATTTTCAAAAAGGCGGAGGCGAAAGTAAAGAAATTCATGATGCAGTATGAGAAACTGGAGATGCAAGTGGATAAGATCGAGGGGAAACTGGATGAGGCAAGGATGGAGATGCTCAAAGATATCGGTATGCTAGACACCATGTATGAGAAAAATCTTTCCTATTTCCGCCAGCTGCAGCTTTATATCGCGGCCGGGGAAGAAAAACTAAAAGAAGTGCGGGAACAGACTATCCCAGCGCTTCGCCGGGAGGCGGAAGCAAGCAAGGATCCTATGAACGCTCAGGTGGTAAAAGATTTTGAGGATACGGTAGGACAGTTTGAGAAAAAGCTTCACGACCTGAAAATCAGCAGGACTATTGCCATTCAGACGGCGCCTCAGATAAGACTGGTGCAGAATAATGATAAGCTGCTGGCAGACAAGATCCAGACTGCTATCCAGGAGACGATTCCTCTGTGGAAGAGCCAGATAGTCATGGCACTTGGACTATACCGGCAGCAGGAAGCACTGAAGCTGCAAAGAGATATTACAGATGCGACCAATCAGCTGCTTTTGAAAAATTCGGAAACACTAAAGCAGAACACACTGGACGTGGCAAGAGAAACGGAACGGGGGATTGTGGATATCGCCACATTGAAAAAAGCCAATGAAAATCTGGTCGCCACCATGAATGAAGCGGTGAAGATACAGCAGGACGGAAGAAAGAAACGCCAGGAGGCGGAAGCTGAACTGGAAAAGCTGGAGCAGGATATTCGGAAGTCTCTTATGGCCGGATAA
- a CDS encoding DUF4190 domain-containing protein yields MARYVRDIVLNKPDDFVQFIMNDYLQKNQFAMSDWKGEPAYRAGDAMVEGFKYLKWSYNNGVFHLEAWLKGTAGGEWDLEGFVGTLQKKPYKDSLEQLFVTLNQTLPNDPQMQAASNMGPQDPVQNPQAAGPGPQNGGPQPTAIPVQTVDNTGAATMALVFGILSVILALVLPFGGIILSVLGFTRARLGSGSSKAGMAKAGKILCIIGLVVAVVNWGLGILLVVTA; encoded by the coding sequence ATGGCTAGGTATGTGAGGGACATAGTATTGAATAAACCGGATGATTTTGTACAGTTCATTATGAATGACTATCTTCAGAAGAACCAATTTGCAATGTCCGATTGGAAGGGAGAACCGGCTTACCGCGCGGGAGACGCGATGGTAGAAGGCTTTAAGTACCTGAAATGGTCCTATAATAACGGCGTATTCCACCTGGAAGCATGGCTGAAAGGGACGGCCGGCGGTGAGTGGGACCTGGAGGGCTTTGTAGGAACTTTACAGAAGAAACCTTATAAAGACAGCCTGGAGCAGCTTTTTGTCACACTCAACCAGACGCTTCCAAATGACCCGCAGATGCAGGCGGCATCCAACATGGGGCCGCAGGACCCTGTTCAGAACCCGCAGGCAGCGGGACCTGGACCGCAGAATGGAGGCCCTCAGCCAACGGCGATTCCTGTGCAGACGGTGGACAATACGGGAGCGGCCACAATGGCGCTGGTATTTGGAATCCTAAGCGTAATCCTTGCTTTGGTCCTTCCTTTTGGAGGAATTATTTTGTCGGTTCTTGGATTTACAAGAGCAAGACTCGGTTCTGGATCAAGTAAGGCGGGAATGGCAAAAGCAGGCAAAATCCTATGTATCATTGGCCTGGTCGTGGCGGTCGTGAACTGGGGCCTGGGAATCCTTCTGGTGGTAACGGCGTAA
- a CDS encoding PhoH family protein: MGKIYVLDTNVLIQAPYAPACFEENEVILPLVVLEELDNLKKDEGERGANVRRAIRFLEQMRSKGNLLDGIRMENEGILKVEKNYLDVELPPDLPDYKSDNRILKVCKGLSQSREEQVTLVTKDILLRIKAQILGIRAEDFTTEQVGEHETQYQGRIQVYVPEEAFKDFKKKGISAELVYCMDEDGKAWVPELFENEFVILKADQSHKKTQLGRVEKGMIRKLDYRKSTPYGVKPRNAGQYFIQEALMQPAEKAPLVIIKGIAGTSKTFYSLAVGLEKMLNHYTGEYRRILICRPNAQFDSEIGFLPGNEQEKISPLLRPVIDNLEQLVDSDEKERYSSETELSGKIEEIFERGIIQAEAMNFIRGRSIVKTYLIIDEAQNMTPAQVKGIITRAGKDTKIILLGDPGQIDRPFLDERTNGLSYAAEHMKGSPLCWQITLTPEECERSELAVDAVQRL; encoded by the coding sequence ATGGGAAAAATCTATGTGCTTGATACCAATGTTCTGATCCAGGCGCCATATGCGCCGGCCTGTTTTGAGGAAAATGAAGTGATACTCCCGCTGGTGGTGCTGGAGGAGTTGGACAATCTGAAGAAAGACGAAGGAGAGCGGGGGGCGAATGTGCGCCGGGCAATCCGTTTTCTGGAGCAGATGCGCTCCAAAGGTAATCTGCTGGATGGGATCAGGATGGAAAATGAGGGGATCCTGAAAGTGGAGAAAAACTACCTGGATGTGGAGCTGCCGCCAGACCTTCCCGACTACAAATCGGACAATCGAATTCTAAAAGTATGTAAAGGGCTGTCTCAGTCCAGAGAAGAGCAGGTCACTCTGGTGACAAAGGATATCCTGCTTCGCATTAAGGCACAGATCCTGGGGATCCGGGCGGAAGATTTTACCACAGAACAGGTGGGAGAGCATGAGACGCAATATCAGGGCAGGATTCAGGTGTATGTGCCGGAAGAGGCTTTTAAAGATTTTAAGAAAAAGGGGATCAGCGCAGAGCTGGTCTATTGTATGGATGAAGACGGGAAAGCGTGGGTGCCGGAATTGTTTGAAAATGAGTTTGTAATTTTAAAGGCAGATCAGTCCCACAAAAAAACCCAGCTTGGAAGAGTGGAGAAAGGGATGATCCGGAAGCTGGATTACAGGAAAAGCACGCCTTATGGGGTAAAGCCAAGGAACGCCGGGCAGTATTTTATCCAGGAAGCGCTGATGCAGCCGGCGGAAAAGGCGCCTCTGGTGATCATCAAGGGAATTGCCGGAACCAGTAAGACCTTTTATTCTCTGGCGGTAGGGCTGGAAAAAATGCTGAATCACTATACCGGGGAATACCGGAGGATTCTGATCTGCCGGCCAAACGCGCAGTTTGATTCTGAAATAGGCTTTCTGCCGGGCAATGAGCAGGAGAAGATTTCTCCTCTCTTACGTCCGGTGATCGATAATTTGGAACAATTGGTAGATTCCGATGAAAAGGAAAGATACAGCAGTGAGACGGAACTGTCCGGGAAAATAGAAGAAATCTTTGAGAGAGGAATCATCCAGGCGGAGGCTATGAACTTTATCCGAGGAAGATCCATCGTAAAGACCTATCTGATCATAGATGAAGCGCAGAATATGACGCCCGCTCAGGTGAAGGGAATTATTACACGGGCGGGAAAAGATACGAAGATCATCCTTCTGGGAGATCCGGGGCAGATAGATCGGCCCTTCTTAGATGAACGGACAAACGGGTTGAGTTATGCGGCGGAACATATGAAGGGAAGCCCTCTGTGCTGGCAGATCACGCTGACGCCTGAGGAGTGTGAAAGGTCAGAATTAGCAGTGGATGCGGTCCAGAGGCTATAG
- a CDS encoding HD domain-containing protein, protein MRVISYKDIKKNEEINALIEKGNDVLYELGYTEHSKKHAARVAQRAGEILEKLEFDKHEVELAKIAGYMHDIGNCVNRNDHAHSGAVLAYQVLKDLSFPMNDILTVVTAIGHHDEETGTAVDAVSAALILADKTDVRRNRVQNRTPANFDIHDRVNYAALKAALELKEEKKVIQMNLELDDEICTVMDYFEIFLQRMLMCRRAAEVLGCRFKLVANGNKLC, encoded by the coding sequence ATACGAGTGATCAGTTATAAAGATATTAAAAAAAATGAAGAGATAAACGCATTGATCGAAAAAGGCAATGATGTCCTGTATGAGCTGGGATACACGGAACACTCCAAGAAGCATGCCGCCAGAGTCGCCCAGCGGGCAGGAGAGATCCTTGAAAAACTAGAATTTGACAAACATGAGGTAGAACTTGCGAAGATCGCGGGATATATGCATGATATCGGCAACTGCGTCAACCGGAATGACCATGCCCACAGCGGCGCTGTCCTGGCCTATCAGGTGTTGAAAGATTTGAGCTTTCCGATGAATGATATTCTTACGGTGGTGACGGCCATCGGTCACCATGACGAAGAGACAGGGACGGCGGTAGACGCGGTGTCGGCGGCGCTTATCCTGGCAGATAAAACAGATGTGAGAAGGAACCGGGTACAGAACAGAACGCCTGCCAATTTCGATATCCATGACCGGGTGAATTACGCGGCTTTGAAAGCCGCGTTGGAATTAAAAGAAGAAAAGAAAGTGATTCAAATGAATCTGGAACTGGATGACGAGATCTGTACCGTAATGGATTATTTTGAGATTTTTCTCCAGCGTATGCTCATGTGCCGGCGGGCGGCAGAAGTGCTGGGCTGCCGGTTTAAGCTGGTGGCCAATGGGAATAAATTATGTTAA
- a CDS encoding lactoylglutathione lyase, which yields MKFTFYHNNINVLDLDKAVEFYKKALGLSVTREKTAEDGSFKLVFMGDETTPHLLELTWLRDMDRPYDLGDNESHLAMKVDDMETALALHREMNCVCFENPEMGIYFISDPDGYWIEICPAND from the coding sequence ATGAAATTTACTTTCTATCATAATAATATTAATGTCCTGGATCTGGACAAGGCGGTAGAGTTTTACAAAAAAGCCCTGGGACTTTCCGTCACAAGAGAGAAAACCGCTGAAGACGGAAGTTTCAAATTAGTATTCATGGGGGATGAAACCACGCCGCATCTTCTGGAGCTGACCTGGTTAAGAGACATGGACCGCCCTTATGATCTGGGAGATAATGAATCTCACCTCGCCATGAAGGTGGATGACATGGAGACGGCGCTTGCCCTGCATCGGGAAATGAACTGCGTCTGCTTCGAAAACCCCGAGATGGGTATTTATTTCATCAGCGATCCTGACGGATACTGGATTGAAATCTGCCCGGCCAACGATTGA
- a CDS encoding YcxB family protein translates to MSVKVEVRMDAKSMADFMVYHIFSGKAGVMALILGGLNVGCTVSFVLRGNYGMAGLFLAFAVLVLAGFPYIIRRKVIRQVEASERLRAPVTYTFDEEGIETVREDDSGKASWDVFQKAVSRKRILILYDAAKHAIVLPVDQLGENYRPVVDMIRAHMPAKAMKIRPVTVEEKGVSDDPGDKQ, encoded by the coding sequence ATGTCGGTGAAAGTTGAGGTCCGGATGGATGCAAAATCAATGGCGGATTTTATGGTATATCATATTTTCTCAGGGAAAGCGGGAGTCATGGCGCTGATTCTGGGAGGGCTGAACGTTGGGTGTACTGTTTCGTTTGTGCTGCGGGGAAATTACGGGATGGCAGGACTATTTCTTGCTTTTGCGGTCCTTGTTCTGGCGGGGTTTCCGTATATAATCCGCAGGAAAGTAATAAGGCAGGTGGAGGCATCTGAGCGGCTGCGGGCTCCGGTAACGTATACCTTTGATGAAGAAGGAATTGAGACAGTGAGAGAAGATGACAGCGGAAAGGCTTCCTGGGATGTGTTTCAGAAGGCGGTATCCAGGAAAAGAATCCTTATCTTATACGATGCGGCCAAGCATGCGATTGTTCTGCCGGTAGACCAGTTGGGAGAAAACTACAGGCCTGTTGTGGATATGATCCGGGCGCATATGCCTGCAAAAGCCATGAAGATCCGTCCGGTGACGGTGGAGGAGAAAGGGGTTTCAGATGATCCGGGAGACAAACAGTGA
- the tsaE gene encoding tRNA (adenosine(37)-N6)-threonylcarbamoyltransferase complex ATPase subunit type 1 TsaE — protein sequence MIRETNSEKETYELGFQMGTEARPGDVYTLVGDLGVGKTVFTQGLAAGLEVAEPVNSPTFTIMQVYEEGRLPFYHFDVYRIGDAEEMEEIGYEDYFYGKGVCLIEWADLIEELLPEHYTEIKIEKNLEKGFDYRRISICEY from the coding sequence ATGATCCGGGAGACAAACAGTGAGAAAGAAACATATGAACTAGGATTCCAAATGGGAACGGAAGCCAGGCCGGGAGATGTGTATACGCTGGTTGGCGACCTGGGGGTTGGCAAGACGGTTTTTACACAGGGGCTGGCTGCCGGGTTAGAAGTTGCGGAACCAGTCAACAGTCCTACATTTACGATCATGCAGGTATATGAGGAAGGGCGTCTGCCCTTCTATCATTTTGACGTTTACCGGATCGGAGATGCAGAAGAGATGGAAGAAATCGGGTATGAAGACTATTTCTACGGGAAGGGCGTCTGCCTGATCGAGTGGGCGGATCTGATCGAAGAACTTCTGCCGGAACATTACACGGAGATAAAGATTGAAAAAAACCTGGAAAAGGGATTTGATTATCGGAGGATCAGCATATGCGAATATTAG
- the tsaB gene encoding tRNA (adenosine(37)-N6)-threonylcarbamoyltransferase complex dimerization subunit type 1 TsaB, translating into MRILALDSSGLVASVALVEGDGDIRTEQIIAEYTVNYKKTHSQTLLPMLDEIVKMTETDLESIDAIAVAAGPGSFTGLRIGSATAKGLGLALSKPLIHVPTLEGLACNLFGCEGIVCPIMDARRRQVYTGIYRFEEGRLKVLRDQMAVGIEELGGYLKEYEEKVTFLGDGVPVFGGDLEHTIMKGRKIAFAPANMNRQRAASVGVRGIQYYLEGKMETAAEHRPDYLRMSQAERERKERLKNDPVSM; encoded by the coding sequence ATGCGAATATTAGCGCTGGATAGTTCGGGACTGGTGGCAAGCGTGGCTCTTGTAGAAGGAGACGGAGATATCCGTACAGAACAGATTATCGCGGAATATACAGTGAATTATAAAAAGACGCACTCACAGACGCTTCTGCCGATGTTGGATGAGATTGTAAAAATGACGGAGACGGATCTGGAAAGCATCGATGCGATCGCGGTAGCGGCAGGACCCGGATCGTTTACTGGTCTGCGCATTGGATCTGCCACAGCAAAAGGTCTTGGCCTTGCGCTTTCGAAACCATTGATCCATGTCCCCACATTGGAAGGACTTGCCTGCAATCTATTCGGTTGTGAGGGGATCGTCTGTCCCATCATGGATGCTAGAAGAAGGCAGGTCTATACAGGAATCTATCGATTTGAAGAAGGACGCCTTAAGGTGCTGAGAGACCAGATGGCTGTCGGGATTGAGGAACTGGGCGGATATTTGAAGGAATATGAAGAGAAGGTTACCTTTCTGGGAGACGGTGTGCCGGTTTTTGGAGGAGACTTGGAACATACGATCATGAAGGGAAGAAAAATCGCCTTTGCGCCAGCCAATATGAACCGCCAGAGGGCTGCTTCAGTAGGCGTTAGGGGAATTCAGTATTATCTGGAAGGCAAGATGGAGACGGCGGCGGAACATCGGCCGGACTATCTGAGAATGTCCCAGGCTGAGAGGGAGAGAAAGGAGCGGCTGAAAAATGATCCGGTTTCAATGTGA
- a CDS encoding aminotransferase class I/II-fold pyridoxal phosphate-dependent enzyme, whose amino-acid sequence MIRFQCDYGEGAHPSILKRLEETNMEQTAGYGEDPYCESARRKIRELCESPEADVHFLVGGTQTNFTVISAILRPHQGVLAAQSGHINVHETGAVEATGHKVLTLPSTDGTICADQVREIWKEHWEDANHEHVVQPGMVYISHPTENGTLYSKEKLTELSKACQELGLPLFLDGARLGYGLMAETSDLTLADVAELTDVFYIGGTKVGALFGEAVVITNPALKQDFRYLIKQRGGMLAKGRLLGLQFETLFTDGLYFELGKRADELALRLKKAFLDKGYGLAYDSYTNQQFPILPEEHLEKLREKYAFGFWEDAGEGRQAVRFCTSWATTEEAVESLIRDIQGL is encoded by the coding sequence ATGATCCGGTTTCAATGTGACTATGGAGAAGGAGCGCATCCTTCTATTTTAAAAAGGCTGGAAGAGACCAATATGGAGCAGACAGCAGGATATGGAGAAGATCCCTACTGTGAAAGCGCAAGGAGGAAAATCCGGGAATTGTGTGAAAGCCCGGAAGCGGACGTGCATTTCCTGGTGGGAGGGACTCAAACGAATTTTACGGTGATCAGCGCCATCCTGCGCCCGCACCAAGGGGTGCTGGCGGCCCAGAGCGGTCATATCAATGTTCATGAAACGGGAGCGGTGGAGGCCACAGGGCATAAGGTTCTTACGCTGCCAAGCACGGACGGGACGATCTGCGCGGACCAAGTGCGGGAAATCTGGAAGGAGCACTGGGAGGATGCGAATCATGAACATGTCGTACAGCCGGGAATGGTCTATATCTCTCATCCTACGGAAAACGGAACCCTGTACTCCAAAGAGAAGCTGACGGAATTGTCCAAGGCGTGCCAAGAACTGGGACTTCCGTTATTTTTGGATGGAGCCAGACTGGGATATGGGCTGATGGCGGAGACCTCGGATCTGACTTTGGCGGATGTGGCAGAGCTGACAGATGTTTTCTATATTGGAGGAACAAAAGTAGGCGCTTTGTTTGGCGAAGCGGTAGTGATTACCAATCCGGCCTTGAAACAGGACTTCCGCTATCTGATCAAGCAGCGGGGAGGAATGCTGGCAAAAGGACGGCTCCTTGGCCTGCAGTTTGAGACGCTTTTTACCGACGGCCTGTATTTTGAGCTTGGAAAACGGGCGGATGAATTGGCGCTGCGGTTAAAGAAGGCATTTTTAGACAAAGGCTATGGACTGGCCTATGATTCCTATACAAATCAGCAGTTTCCAATCCTTCCCGAAGAACACTTGGAGAAATTAAGAGAGAAGTATGCCTTTGGCTTCTGGGAGGACGCAGGAGAAGGGCGCCAGGCCGTCCGGTTCTGTACAAGCTGGGCGACAACGGAAGAAGCGGTGGAAAGCCTGATCCGGGACATCCAAGGATTGTAA
- the rimI gene encoding ribosomal-protein-alanine N-acetyltransferase has translation MIKIREIQRVELEEVAKLEQTIFPDAWSLGSLEETFEQERTLLLGAWMKETLAGYLILYYVLDEGEIARIAAAPAARRKGVGSSLLEELENRCGEIKVQRLLLDVRAGNETARSFYRGHGFQEDGKRKNFYTNPVEDGILMSKDLGNGH, from the coding sequence ATGATCAAGATAAGAGAGATCCAAAGAGTGGAACTGGAAGAAGTGGCAAAACTGGAACAGACGATCTTCCCGGACGCATGGAGCCTGGGGAGTCTTGAAGAGACCTTCGAGCAGGAGCGGACGTTGCTTTTGGGCGCCTGGATGAAAGAGACGCTGGCTGGTTATCTGATCCTGTATTATGTATTGGATGAAGGAGAGATCGCCAGGATCGCGGCGGCGCCTGCAGCCAGGAGGAAGGGCGTAGGGAGCAGCCTGCTTGAGGAACTGGAAAACAGATGCGGGGAGATCAAAGTCCAAAGACTTCTGCTGGATGTAAGAGCGGGGAACGAAACCGCCAGAAGCTTTTATAGGGGTCACGGCTTCCAGGAAGATGGCAAGCGGAAAAATTTTTATACGAACCCTGTGGAAGATGGGATTCTTATGAGCAAGGATCTTGGAAATGGACATTGA
- a CDS encoding ribonuclease Z: MLDVCLLGTGGMMPLPYRWLTALMARYNGSSLLIDCGEGTQIAIKERGWSFKPIDVICFTHYHGDHISGLPGLLLTMGNADRTEPLTLIGPKGLERVVNALRVIAPELPFPIKYVEIAGPEQTFELNGYRLKAFRVNHNVICYGYTMEIDRAGKFDVERANKAGIPKHFWGTLQKGETVEEDGKIYTPDMVLGPPRKGLKITYCTDTRPTDSIRENARGADLFVCEGMYGEKDKQKKAKEYKHMTFYEAAQIAQEADVGEMWLTHYSPSLNRPEEYMDEVKKIFPRAVAAKDGRTMELVFSD; this comes from the coding sequence ATGTTAGATGTATGTTTGCTTGGAACAGGAGGCATGATGCCTCTGCCGTACCGCTGGCTGACAGCGCTTATGGCGAGATATAACGGCAGCAGTCTTTTGATCGACTGCGGCGAGGGGACGCAGATAGCCATTAAGGAGCGGGGCTGGAGTTTTAAGCCCATCGATGTGATTTGTTTTACCCACTATCACGGAGATCATATCAGCGGACTTCCGGGGCTGCTTCTTACAATGGGAAATGCGGATCGGACAGAACCATTGACGCTGATCGGGCCCAAAGGGCTGGAGCGGGTGGTGAACGCTCTTCGGGTCATTGCCCCGGAATTGCCGTTTCCAATCAAATATGTTGAGATTGCCGGGCCGGAGCAGACATTCGAATTGAATGGCTACCGGCTGAAGGCGTTTCGGGTCAACCATAATGTGATCTGTTACGGATATACAATGGAAATAGACCGGGCCGGGAAGTTCGACGTGGAGCGGGCGAATAAGGCGGGAATCCCCAAACATTTCTGGGGAACTCTGCAAAAGGGAGAAACGGTGGAAGAAGACGGGAAAATCTACACTCCGGATATGGTGCTTGGACCGCCCAGAAAAGGACTGAAAATCACCTATTGTACCGATACCCGTCCAACAGATTCCATCCGGGAGAATGCCAGGGGCGCGGATTTATTTGTATGTGAAGGAATGTATGGAGAGAAGGACAAGCAGAAGAAAGCCAAAGAATATAAGCACATGACCTTCTATGAAGCGGCGCAGATCGCCCAAGAAGCCGATGTGGGAGAAATGTGGCTGACACATTACAGTCCGTCTCTGAACAGACCGGAAGAGTATATGGACGAGGTGAAGAAAATCTTTCCGCGGGCGGTGGCGGCGAAAGACGGCCGTACGATGGAACTGGTTTTTTCAGATTAG